One window of Mauremys mutica isolate MM-2020 ecotype Southern chromosome 6, ASM2049712v1, whole genome shotgun sequence genomic DNA carries:
- the ESM1 gene encoding endothelial cell-specific molecule 1, with amino-acid sequence MKSFLFFTILLVPVHIGTAWSAKYAVDCPEPCDSNVCKSTLRCKRTVLDDCGCCRVCAAALGETCYRTVSGMDGVKCGPGLKCQFYTEEDDFGDEFGICKECPYGTYGMECRKTCNCQSGICDRVTGKCLKFPFFQLSASKPPNRRKLISHTENDMASGDGNSVKEEFVKEKVISSPVMKWLNPR; translated from the exons ATGAAGAGCTTCCTGTTTTTCACCATCCTCCTGGTACCAGTGCACATCGGAACTGCTTGGAGTGCAAAATATGCAGTAGATTGCCCCGAACCTTGTGACAGTAATGTGTGTAAAAGTACTTTGCGCTGTAAGCGAACAGTGCTTGATGACTGTGGCTGTTGCAGAGTCTGTGCAGCAGCCTTGGGGGAGACTTGCTACCGCACTGTCTCAGGTATGGATGGTGTCAAATGTGGGCCTGGGCTGAAGTGCCAGTTTTACACTGAGGAGGATGACTTTGGTGATGAATTTGGTATCTGCAAAG AGTGTCCTTATGGTACCTATGGAATGGAATGCAGAAAAACTTGTAACTGCCAGTCTGGTATATGCGACAGAGTAACTGGAAAGTGTTTGAAGTTCCCATTTTTCCAACTTTCTGCTTCAAAGCCACCAAACAGACGAAAATTAATATCACATACAG AGAATGACATGGCATCGGGGGACGGTAACTCTGTAAAGGAGGAATTTGTCAAAGAGAAAGTAATTAGCTCTCCAGTAATGAAATGGTTAAATCCTCGCTGA